One genomic segment of Mycolicibacterium psychrotolerans includes these proteins:
- a CDS encoding cytochrome P450 → MPEDLTAVDFFRDGRLTDDPYPFYKALRDKCPVSRENHYGVTMVTGWQEAVDVYNDAETFSSCISVTGPFPGFPVPLEGDDVTEVIRAHRDEIPFSDQLPTLDPPTHTDHRALLMRLITPKRLKENEDAMWQLADDILDDFLAPGHGEFIGGFAAPFTLRVIADLLGVPEGDRDDLIDRLARGTHGSAVGNAEKTMNKTPLEFLYEVFAIYVEERRAQPRDDVLTGLATATFPDGSLPEVGDVVRVATNVFSAGQETTVRLLSTALKVLGDNPDIQAKLRQDRSLLPNFIEECLRIESPVKGDFRLSRVPTTIGDQPLGAGTTLMVINGAANRDPRRFSDPDTFDPERKNARQHLAFGRGIHSCPGAPLARAETRVGLERLLDRTTDIRISEAEHGPAGGRRYRYIPTYILRGLTELHLEFDVL, encoded by the coding sequence ATGCCTGAAGACCTCACCGCGGTCGACTTCTTCCGGGACGGCCGGCTCACCGACGACCCGTACCCGTTCTACAAAGCGCTACGGGACAAGTGCCCGGTGAGCCGCGAGAACCACTACGGCGTCACGATGGTGACCGGCTGGCAGGAGGCGGTCGACGTGTACAACGACGCCGAGACGTTCTCGTCGTGCATTTCGGTGACCGGCCCGTTCCCCGGCTTCCCGGTCCCGCTGGAGGGGGACGACGTGACCGAGGTGATCAGAGCGCACCGCGACGAGATCCCGTTCAGCGACCAGCTTCCGACGCTGGACCCGCCCACGCACACCGATCACCGTGCGCTGTTGATGCGGCTGATCACGCCCAAGCGACTCAAGGAGAACGAGGACGCGATGTGGCAGCTCGCCGACGACATCCTCGACGATTTCCTGGCGCCGGGCCACGGTGAGTTCATCGGAGGATTCGCCGCTCCGTTCACGCTGCGCGTCATCGCCGACCTGCTCGGCGTGCCGGAGGGGGATCGCGACGACCTGATCGACCGGCTGGCCCGCGGGACACACGGCAGCGCGGTGGGCAATGCCGAGAAGACGATGAACAAGACGCCACTGGAATTCCTCTACGAGGTCTTCGCGATCTATGTCGAGGAGCGGCGTGCGCAACCGCGCGACGATGTGCTGACCGGGCTGGCGACCGCCACGTTCCCGGACGGCTCCCTGCCTGAGGTCGGCGACGTGGTGCGGGTGGCCACCAACGTCTTCTCGGCCGGCCAGGAGACCACGGTCAGGTTGCTCAGCACCGCGCTCAAGGTCCTGGGGGACAACCCCGACATCCAGGCGAAGTTGCGCCAGGACCGCAGCCTGCTGCCGAACTTCATCGAGGAATGCCTGCGGATCGAGAGCCCGGTCAAGGGCGACTTCCGGTTGTCGCGGGTGCCGACGACGATCGGCGACCAGCCCTTGGGCGCGGGGACCACCCTGATGGTGATCAACGGTGCGGCCAACCGCGATCCACGCCGATTCTCCGATCCCGACACCTTCGACCCGGAGCGCAAGAACGCCCGTCAGCACCTCGCCTTCGGCCGCGGCATCCACAGTTGCCCCGGCGCGCCACTGGCGCGGGCCGAGACCCGCGTCGGGCTCGAGCGACTGCTGGACCGCACCACCGACATCCGCATCTCCGAAGCTGAGCACGGACCGGCGGGCGGCCGCCGGTACAGGTACATCCCGACGTACATCCTGCGCGGGCTCACCGAACTCCACCTGGAGTTCGACGTCCTATGA
- a CDS encoding ferredoxin, which produces MKVTVDEDRCAGHGMCLTLCPEVFEMTDDGWAVATPGEVPAEYEGATREAIENCPERAISETD; this is translated from the coding sequence ATGAAAGTCACCGTCGACGAGGACCGCTGCGCCGGGCACGGCATGTGCCTGACGCTGTGCCCCGAGGTCTTCGAGATGACCGACGACGGCTGGGCCGTCGCGACCCCCGGCGAGGTCCCGGCCGAGTACGAAGGCGCCACGCGCGAGGCCATCGAGAACTGCCCCGAGCGGGCGATCAGCGAAACCGACTGA
- a CDS encoding DUF1330 domain-containing protein → MPKGYIVITEDVKDPAGMAEYGKLASKAMAGATVLAFDTKAETIEGEWHGSQTVLLEFESVEAAKEWYHSDAYQEAVPLRHAAADCNGAILSGF, encoded by the coding sequence GTGCCCAAGGGTTACATCGTCATCACCGAGGACGTCAAGGATCCCGCCGGGATGGCGGAATACGGCAAGCTCGCGAGCAAGGCGATGGCAGGCGCCACGGTGCTGGCGTTCGACACCAAGGCCGAGACGATCGAGGGCGAGTGGCACGGCAGCCAGACCGTGCTGCTGGAATTCGAATCCGTCGAGGCGGCAAAGGAGTGGTATCACTCGGACGCCTACCAGGAGGCGGTCCCGCTGCGGCATGCCGCGGCGGACTGCAACGGCGCCATTCTCTCCGGCTTCTGA
- a CDS encoding TetR/AcrR family transcriptional regulator, whose product MDAVRPRDRILDTADALFFSVGVRAVGVDRIVAEAGVARATFFKHFPTKDHLIAAYLERRAERARTDLMALREDHRAQPQRILSAIADVVDDYRNLPGFRGCEFINAAAEFADPAHPAHRLAIDHRQWVTDFLVEVLADMGHDDAYATARAMMMVRTGALVGASLEIGVADSSIGTLLWNTLATRGLRAMTSAD is encoded by the coding sequence ATGGACGCCGTCCGCCCGCGTGATCGGATACTCGACACGGCCGACGCCCTGTTCTTCTCGGTCGGGGTGCGTGCGGTCGGAGTCGACCGCATAGTCGCGGAGGCGGGCGTGGCCCGTGCGACGTTTTTCAAGCACTTCCCCACCAAGGACCATCTGATCGCGGCGTACCTCGAGCGCCGCGCGGAGCGTGCCCGCACCGACCTCATGGCTCTGCGGGAGGACCACCGCGCGCAACCACAGCGCATACTGTCCGCGATTGCCGACGTCGTCGACGACTACCGCAACCTACCCGGCTTCCGGGGATGCGAGTTCATCAATGCCGCTGCCGAATTCGCGGATCCGGCGCACCCTGCGCACCGTCTCGCCATCGATCACCGCCAGTGGGTGACCGATTTCCTCGTCGAGGTTCTTGCCGACATGGGACATGACGACGCCTATGCCACCGCACGCGCGATGATGATGGTGCGCACCGGCGCGCTCGTCGGCGCCTCGCTCGAGATCGGAGTGGCCGACAGCAGCATCGGCACTCTGCTGTGGAACACCCTCGCAACCAGAGGCTTACGTGCTATGACATCGGCCGACTAG
- a CDS encoding alpha/beta fold hydrolase, with protein MTSEQTPEGLTRDKVDVGGLGIDYVTGGSGPTLVLLHGYPQTWYEWRHVLPALAEHYTVVAPSLRGAGRSDAPPAGYDKKTMAADIHGLLVALGLDSRVRMVGHDIGTMVAYAYAVAHPDEVTKLVLSEAPIPDPAIYSFPSLTPDGPGAWHFGFFNLANGFADELIAGNEKLWVTKFIDALEMIKGSVTDEDISIYAEYLSDPAHLRANLAWFRSLPQDMADNTEFGKTKLAMPVLAIGAEGSLADFVGIQVKNYASDVTPAVIAGAGHWIYEERPDEMTQVLLTFLHTDDG; from the coding sequence GTGACCAGCGAGCAAACACCGGAAGGATTGACCAGGGACAAAGTCGACGTCGGCGGGTTGGGAATCGACTACGTCACCGGCGGGAGTGGACCGACACTTGTTCTGCTGCACGGATATCCGCAGACGTGGTACGAGTGGCGGCATGTGCTGCCCGCACTCGCCGAGCACTACACGGTGGTCGCGCCCAGCCTGCGGGGCGCCGGGCGCAGTGACGCTCCACCGGCAGGCTACGACAAGAAGACGATGGCAGCCGACATCCATGGACTGCTCGTCGCCCTGGGTCTCGACAGTCGGGTGCGGATGGTCGGCCATGACATCGGCACCATGGTCGCCTACGCGTACGCCGTGGCCCATCCTGATGAGGTCACCAAACTCGTGCTCAGCGAGGCGCCGATACCGGATCCCGCCATCTACTCGTTCCCCTCGCTGACTCCGGACGGACCAGGGGCGTGGCACTTCGGATTCTTCAACCTGGCCAACGGCTTCGCCGACGAACTCATCGCCGGGAACGAGAAGCTCTGGGTAACCAAGTTCATCGATGCGCTGGAGATGATCAAAGGCTCGGTCACCGACGAAGACATCTCGATCTACGCCGAATATCTCAGCGACCCAGCACATCTGCGCGCCAACCTCGCCTGGTTCCGTTCACTGCCGCAAGACATGGCCGACAATACCGAGTTCGGCAAGACCAAGCTCGCGATGCCCGTTCTCGCGATCGGAGCAGAAGGCAGCCTCGCCGATTTCGTCGGCATCCAGGTGAAGAACTATGCATCCGACGTCACCCCGGCGGTCATCGCCGGCGCCGGGCACTGGATCTACGAAGAACGGCCCGACGAGATGACGCAGGTGCTTCTCACGTTCCTGCACACCGACGATGGCTAG
- a CDS encoding ferredoxin, translating into MSRKIEVDFGLCESNAVCMGIIPEVFQVDDDDYLHVLTDEVTPENEQQVREAVRQCPRQAISIVET; encoded by the coding sequence ATGAGCCGCAAGATCGAGGTCGATTTCGGCCTGTGCGAGAGCAACGCGGTGTGCATGGGCATCATCCCCGAGGTCTTCCAGGTCGACGACGACGATTATCTGCACGTGCTGACCGACGAGGTGACCCCGGAGAACGAACAACAGGTCCGGGAAGCGGTCCGGCAGTGCCCCCGGCAGGCCATCTCCATCGTCGAGACGTGA
- a CDS encoding cytochrome P450, with product MTTPRLVFDPVSEDYFDNPYEIYRRMRDEAPVYYDEEEDFYALTRHADVAAAFKDHESFSSARGCDLGMVRSGEVPQKSIIFMDPPDHRHMRSLLNKAFTPRAIQNQRETVVELVRHYLAAADPHHFDVVQDFSGPFPVEVITRMAGVPEDFRQQVRHWIDTSLHRKPGQIAMNDENMQANIDSGMYYYGLVQERRKNPQDDMISRLIAAEIPAEDGSLRKLDDIEITGFTTLLGGAGAETVTKLVGSAIVEFARHPEQWQKLLEDRSKIPDAVEELLRYVGPVQYNVRYSLKDVELPSGTVPAHKPVFLMGAAANRDPRAFDDGETFDIDRDRTQAQNLGLGYGIHSCLGAALARMETAIALEHLLDFMPRFEVDFDGLQRVSMQNVAGYHHVPVTVLP from the coding sequence GTGACCACACCCCGGTTGGTGTTCGATCCGGTTTCTGAGGATTACTTCGACAATCCGTACGAGATCTACCGGCGGATGCGCGACGAGGCGCCCGTCTACTACGACGAAGAGGAGGACTTCTACGCGCTGACCCGGCACGCCGACGTGGCGGCGGCGTTCAAGGATCACGAGTCGTTCTCGTCGGCGCGTGGCTGCGACCTCGGCATGGTGCGCTCCGGCGAAGTGCCGCAGAAGTCGATCATCTTCATGGATCCGCCGGACCACCGGCACATGCGCAGCCTGCTGAACAAGGCCTTCACCCCGCGGGCGATCCAGAATCAGCGCGAGACCGTCGTCGAGCTCGTCCGGCACTACCTCGCCGCGGCCGACCCCCATCACTTCGACGTCGTGCAGGACTTCTCCGGACCGTTCCCGGTGGAGGTCATCACGCGAATGGCCGGGGTGCCCGAGGACTTCCGCCAGCAGGTCCGGCACTGGATCGACACGAGCCTGCATCGCAAACCGGGCCAGATCGCCATGAACGACGAGAACATGCAGGCCAACATCGACTCCGGCATGTACTACTACGGGCTCGTCCAGGAGCGCCGCAAGAACCCGCAGGACGACATGATCAGCCGTCTCATCGCCGCCGAGATCCCCGCTGAGGACGGCAGCCTGCGCAAGCTCGACGACATCGAGATCACCGGCTTCACCACGCTGCTGGGCGGAGCGGGCGCCGAGACGGTGACCAAGCTCGTCGGCAGCGCCATCGTCGAGTTCGCCCGCCATCCGGAGCAGTGGCAGAAGCTGCTCGAGGACCGCAGCAAGATCCCCGACGCCGTCGAGGAGCTCCTCCGATACGTGGGCCCGGTGCAGTACAACGTCCGGTACAGCCTCAAAGATGTCGAATTGCCCAGCGGCACAGTGCCTGCGCACAAGCCTGTCTTCCTGATGGGGGCGGCGGCCAACCGCGATCCGCGGGCCTTCGACGACGGTGAGACGTTCGACATCGACCGGGACCGCACCCAGGCGCAGAACCTCGGTCTCGGCTACGGGATCCACAGCTGCCTCGGCGCGGCGCTGGCCAGGATGGAGACCGCGATCGCACTCGAGCACCTCCTGGACTTCATGCCCCGGTTCGAGGTCGACTTCGACGGTTTGCAGCGGGTCAGCATGCAGAACGTCGCGGGCTACCACCACGTCCCCGTCACGGTGCTGCCATGA
- a CDS encoding NAD(P)-dependent oxidoreductase, with protein sequence MRVGFVGAGRMGSPMVQRLVGAGHDVVVLGRTDEKRSAAVRLGAHAVRDIAGVVDGADAVVLCVFTDEQVAELCLDGELVAGMSPGAALVLHTTGSPATARSIAARFGHVDVVDAPLSGGPHDIAAGHVTVFAGGSDDAMARVAPLLGVYAAPIVHAGATGAGQLVKLVNNTVFAAQIGLVAEGVRLGNRLGVDEGRLLEALTHGSAQSRVLSMIAAAGSADAFIAAVGEFIGKDVAVVRATVAELGGDLGGLEAMVDAGVRA encoded by the coding sequence ATGAGGGTCGGCTTCGTCGGCGCGGGTCGCATGGGGTCCCCGATGGTGCAGCGCCTCGTCGGGGCGGGCCACGACGTCGTCGTCCTCGGCCGAACCGACGAGAAGCGCAGTGCGGCAGTCCGGCTCGGCGCGCACGCCGTCCGGGACATCGCCGGGGTGGTCGACGGTGCCGACGCGGTGGTGTTATGCGTGTTCACCGACGAGCAGGTCGCCGAGCTGTGTCTGGACGGCGAGCTGGTGGCGGGCATGTCCCCCGGCGCCGCACTGGTGCTGCACACCACCGGAAGCCCCGCCACTGCGCGGTCCATCGCCGCGCGGTTCGGCCATGTCGACGTCGTCGACGCCCCCCTCAGCGGGGGTCCGCACGACATCGCGGCGGGGCACGTGACCGTCTTCGCCGGCGGCAGCGACGACGCGATGGCGCGTGTGGCGCCACTGCTCGGCGTCTACGCCGCCCCCATCGTGCATGCCGGCGCCACCGGCGCGGGCCAGCTGGTCAAGCTCGTCAACAACACGGTCTTCGCGGCGCAGATCGGGCTGGTCGCCGAGGGGGTACGGCTGGGCAACCGGCTCGGCGTGGACGAGGGTCGTCTGCTGGAGGCGTTGACGCACGGCAGCGCGCAGAGCCGGGTGCTGTCGATGATCGCGGCCGCGGGTTCGGCGGATGCTTTCATCGCTGCCGTCGGTGAGTTCATCGGCAAGGACGTCGCCGTCGTGCGCGCCACCGTCGCCGAACTCGGCGGTGACCTCGGTGGGCTCGAGGCCATGGTGGACGCGGGGGTGCGGGCATGA
- a CDS encoding NAD(P)-dependent oxidoreductase — translation MRVGFIGLGSQGGPMARRIAEGGFHTTLWARRPASLEPYADTPARAAATPAELGAACDLVCLCVVGDDDVREVLGGENGVLAGMAPGGIVAIHSTVHPDTCREIAEQAAAQGVTVIDAPVSGGAPAVEQGTLMVMVGGDAEVVEKVRPVFATYSDAIVHLGGLGSGQVAKILNNLLFSANLGAAISTLELGDALGIARDRLCEVLHRGSATSKAIGSITMFGGTLDGLAPIAGALLQKDVRHAASLAAHAAAPEGTVFADADTALRLMDHPRS, via the coding sequence ATGCGCGTCGGTTTCATCGGATTGGGCAGCCAGGGCGGGCCGATGGCCCGGCGCATCGCCGAAGGTGGCTTCCACACCACACTGTGGGCACGGCGGCCGGCCAGCCTCGAGCCCTACGCCGACACACCGGCCCGAGCCGCGGCCACCCCGGCCGAACTCGGGGCAGCCTGTGACCTGGTGTGTCTGTGCGTCGTCGGTGACGACGATGTGCGTGAAGTGCTCGGCGGCGAGAACGGGGTGCTGGCCGGCATGGCACCCGGCGGTATCGTCGCGATCCACAGCACCGTCCATCCCGACACCTGCAGGGAGATCGCCGAACAGGCTGCCGCACAGGGCGTCACGGTCATCGACGCCCCGGTCAGTGGTGGGGCGCCCGCCGTGGAACAGGGCACGCTGATGGTGATGGTCGGAGGCGACGCCGAGGTGGTCGAGAAGGTGCGCCCCGTGTTCGCCACCTACTCCGACGCGATCGTGCATCTCGGCGGACTGGGCAGTGGCCAGGTCGCCAAGATCCTCAACAACCTGCTGTTCAGCGCCAACCTGGGTGCGGCGATCAGCACCCTCGAGCTGGGTGACGCGCTCGGCATCGCGCGCGACCGGCTCTGCGAGGTGCTGCATCGCGGCTCCGCGACCAGCAAGGCGATCGGCAGCATCACGATGTTCGGTGGCACGCTCGACGGGCTGGCGCCGATCGCCGGCGCGCTGCTGCAGAAAGACGTCCGGCACGCCGCCAGCCTGGCGGCGCATGCGGCGGCGCCGGAGGGCACGGTGTTCGCCGACGCGGACACGGCGCTGCGGCTGATGGATCATCCGCGGTCATGA
- a CDS encoding alpha/beta fold hydrolase, producing the protein MNASAPARRVVLVDGVPMSGLAVQVSDPRGVIVALHGGATSSAYFDCPGRPELSLLRAAATQEFSAIALDRPGYGASGLYADGFADPAQRVAAASGAVDAMLGGGARGAGLFLVGHSAGCELALRMATAHPGVIGIELAGTGLRYTDAARDVLSEASLTSRPAGLRDLLWQPTDLYPPEVLTGALSAPGAPYEGEVTANWPRHDFPATAARLRVPVQFSVAEHESVWDSDPQAVAAIAALFTSSPRVRLNEMTGSGHNLSVGHSAGEYHRSVLSFAEESLAALPDRDPDHVEAS; encoded by the coding sequence ATGAACGCCTCCGCTCCCGCCCGCCGGGTCGTCCTGGTGGACGGCGTGCCGATGTCCGGGCTCGCGGTGCAGGTGTCCGATCCCCGCGGGGTGATCGTCGCGCTACACGGCGGCGCGACGTCGTCGGCGTACTTCGACTGCCCGGGCCGACCCGAGCTCTCCCTGTTGCGAGCTGCAGCGACACAGGAGTTTTCGGCGATCGCCCTGGACCGGCCCGGCTACGGCGCCTCGGGCCTCTACGCCGACGGGTTCGCCGACCCGGCGCAGCGGGTGGCCGCCGCGTCGGGCGCGGTGGACGCGATGCTCGGTGGGGGCGCCCGGGGCGCCGGGTTGTTCCTGGTCGGACACTCGGCCGGATGTGAGCTCGCGCTGCGGATGGCGACCGCTCATCCCGGGGTGATCGGCATCGAACTCGCCGGCACCGGATTGCGCTACACCGACGCCGCGCGCGACGTGCTCAGCGAGGCCTCGCTGACCTCCCGGCCGGCTGGCCTGCGCGACCTGCTGTGGCAGCCCACCGACCTGTATCCACCAGAGGTGCTGACCGGCGCGCTGTCGGCCCCCGGAGCGCCTTACGAAGGCGAGGTCACGGCGAATTGGCCGCGCCACGACTTTCCGGCCACGGCCGCCCGGTTGCGAGTTCCGGTGCAGTTCAGCGTCGCCGAGCACGAAAGCGTCTGGGATTCCGATCCGCAGGCCGTGGCGGCGATCGCGGCGCTGTTCACCTCGTCACCCCGCGTGCGCCTCAACGAGATGACGGGGAGCGGACACAACCTCAGCGTGGGGCACAGCGCCGGTGAGTACCACCGCAGTGTGCTGTCCTTCGCCGAAGAATCTCTCGCGGCCCTCCCGGATCGCGACCCCGACCACGTGGAGGCGAGTTGA
- a CDS encoding thiolase C-terminal domain-containing protein yields MSGETRMPLPQLTFDNEFFWTSGADGTLRIQECRACSALIHPPQPVCRYCRGRDMGVREVSGTAVLSAFTVNHRFNIPGLAAPYVIAQVALQEDCRIRLTTNIIDADADELEIGQLVEVVFEQNADVYLPLFRPVSPKQFGAEPTDEIAPVDFGSHVRPMLRTEKFEEKSAITGIGASRLGRRLMVAPLSLTIEACEAAVADAGLTFADIDGLSTYPGLDIAGMGEGGVTKLEGALGLRPTWINGGMDTFGPGGSVIAAMMAVATGMARHVLCFRTLWEATFGQLVKEGRLTPPGGARTDSWQMPFGAVSAAHTLALNAQRHFHRYGTTRETLGWIALNQRANAALNPTAIYRDPLTMEDYLGARMITTPFGLYDCDVPCDGAVAVVVSAVDTVADRPKPPVFVEAVGTQIIERTDWDQTTLTHEPQVLGQAAHLWTRTSLRANDVDVAELYDGFTFNCLSWLEALGFCGIGEAGDFLDGGSAIARDGAIPLNTHGGQLSHGRTHGMGLVHEAVTQLRGEAGDRQVDGARVAVVSSGGLTPSGVMLLRSGT; encoded by the coding sequence ATGAGCGGTGAGACACGGATGCCGCTGCCGCAGTTGACGTTCGACAACGAGTTCTTCTGGACCTCGGGCGCCGACGGCACACTGCGCATCCAGGAGTGCCGGGCCTGCTCGGCGCTGATCCATCCGCCGCAGCCGGTGTGCCGGTACTGCCGCGGCCGAGACATGGGAGTACGTGAGGTCTCGGGGACGGCGGTGCTGTCGGCCTTCACCGTGAACCACCGCTTCAACATCCCGGGGCTGGCGGCGCCCTACGTCATCGCCCAGGTCGCGCTGCAGGAGGATTGCCGGATCCGGTTGACCACCAACATCATCGACGCGGACGCGGACGAACTCGAGATCGGCCAGCTGGTCGAGGTGGTGTTCGAGCAGAACGCCGACGTCTACCTGCCCCTGTTCCGGCCGGTGTCCCCGAAGCAGTTCGGCGCCGAGCCGACCGACGAGATCGCGCCCGTTGACTTCGGTTCCCACGTCCGGCCGATGCTGCGCACCGAGAAGTTCGAGGAGAAGTCGGCGATCACCGGCATCGGTGCGTCACGGCTGGGCCGGCGGCTGATGGTCGCGCCGCTGTCGTTGACGATCGAAGCCTGCGAAGCAGCCGTCGCCGATGCCGGGCTGACCTTCGCCGACATCGACGGCCTCTCGACCTATCCGGGGCTGGACATCGCCGGCATGGGTGAGGGCGGAGTCACCAAGCTCGAAGGGGCGCTGGGCCTGCGGCCGACGTGGATCAACGGCGGCATGGACACCTTCGGGCCGGGCGGTTCGGTGATCGCGGCGATGATGGCCGTCGCCACGGGTATGGCCAGGCATGTGCTGTGCTTCCGCACCCTGTGGGAGGCGACGTTCGGGCAGTTGGTGAAGGAGGGCCGGCTCACGCCCCCGGGAGGTGCCCGCACCGACAGCTGGCAGATGCCGTTCGGCGCGGTGTCGGCCGCACACACGCTGGCGCTCAACGCGCAGCGGCACTTTCACCGATACGGCACGACCCGGGAGACCCTCGGCTGGATCGCGCTGAACCAGCGCGCGAACGCGGCGTTGAATCCGACGGCGATCTACCGGGATCCGCTGACGATGGAGGACTATCTCGGCGCCCGGATGATCACGACGCCGTTCGGGCTCTACGACTGCGACGTGCCGTGCGACGGCGCGGTCGCGGTCGTCGTCTCCGCCGTCGACACCGTTGCCGACCGGCCGAAGCCGCCCGTGTTCGTCGAGGCGGTGGGTACCCAGATCATCGAGCGCACCGACTGGGACCAGACCACGCTGACCCACGAGCCGCAGGTACTCGGTCAGGCGGCCCACCTGTGGACGCGGACGTCGTTGCGCGCGAACGACGTCGACGTCGCCGAGTTGTACGACGGCTTCACGTTCAACTGTCTGTCATGGCTGGAAGCGCTCGGGTTCTGCGGTATCGGCGAAGCCGGCGACTTCCTCGACGGCGGATCGGCGATCGCCCGCGACGGCGCCATCCCGCTGAACACGCATGGCGGCCAGCTCTCCCACGGCCGCACACACGGCATGGGTCTGGTGCACGAGGCGGTCACGCAGCTGCGCGGCGAGGCCGGCGACCGTCAGGTCGACGGCGCCCGGGTCGCGGTGGTCAGCAGCGGCGGCCTGACGCCCAGCGGAGTCATGCTGCTGCGGTCGGGAACATGA
- a CDS encoding ferredoxin, producing the protein MRIKLDRTLCDGFGVCAKHAPGYFSLDDWGYAVLVGDGDIPEPDRDAVQRALMDCPVHAIMELTERRPDDAHVAEVTEPDLEHLKVGDNEAEWGFTR; encoded by the coding sequence CTGCGGATCAAGCTCGACCGGACGCTGTGTGACGGATTCGGAGTCTGCGCCAAGCACGCACCGGGCTACTTCTCGCTCGACGACTGGGGTTACGCGGTCCTCGTCGGGGACGGCGACATCCCCGAGCCTGATCGCGATGCGGTCCAGCGTGCGCTGATGGACTGTCCCGTGCACGCCATCATGGAGCTGACCGAGCGCCGCCCGGACGACGCGCACGTCGCCGAGGTGACCGAGCCGGATCTGGAGCATCTGAAGGTGGGAGACAACGAGGCGGAGTGGGGCTTCACCCGATGA
- a CDS encoding NADH-ubiquinone oxidoreductase-F iron-sulfur binding region domain-containing protein, producing MSTAMNTDLTVTAWPGLTPRLLRSAPGPEALDEYRGAGGYQDIADPAALLDEISLAGVLGRGGAAFPMAVKLGTVRDASLRGRDTVLVANGEEGEPASVKDRWLLRHRPHLVLDGLRLAARIIGARNAHVYVSDPRAARAVADALDEVGADGLDGVTVGVRTVAPGYVAGEETAAVRAINGGPAKPTDKPPRPFEQGVGGLPTVVSNVETLANLPFLVKHGATAYRAYGAQGSPGTFLATLTGGGRGPGLYELPFGVPMAEVLALHGIPLDRVRGALMGGYFAGLLDRRVLACTVDHDSLRAHGSGLGCGAVSVLTDECPVAVGAAVLAYYDRENAGQCGSCFNGTAAMAAAATALRDGVASADDLERLERWSVVLRGRGACATLDAATNIAASMLAMFGDDVARHLDGNCPDCAAAAYTAQRPFEVESL from the coding sequence ATGAGCACGGCGATGAACACCGATCTCACGGTCACCGCATGGCCCGGCCTGACGCCGCGGCTGCTGCGGAGCGCGCCGGGACCGGAGGCGCTCGACGAGTACCGCGGCGCCGGCGGCTACCAGGACATCGCAGATCCCGCCGCACTGCTCGACGAGATCAGCCTCGCCGGTGTGCTGGGCCGTGGGGGCGCCGCGTTTCCGATGGCGGTGAAGCTCGGGACGGTCCGCGATGCGTCGCTGCGGGGCCGCGACACGGTGCTGGTGGCCAACGGCGAGGAAGGCGAGCCGGCATCGGTCAAAGATCGCTGGCTGCTGCGTCATCGGCCGCACCTGGTGCTCGACGGGCTTCGGTTGGCCGCGCGCATCATCGGCGCCCGAAACGCTCACGTGTACGTCTCGGATCCTCGTGCCGCACGGGCCGTGGCCGATGCGCTCGATGAGGTGGGCGCCGACGGGCTCGACGGGGTGACCGTCGGAGTGCGGACCGTCGCACCCGGTTACGTCGCCGGCGAGGAGACCGCCGCGGTGCGGGCCATCAACGGCGGTCCGGCCAAGCCCACCGACAAGCCGCCGCGCCCCTTCGAACAGGGCGTCGGCGGCCTGCCCACGGTGGTCAGCAATGTCGAGACGCTCGCCAACCTGCCGTTCCTGGTCAAGCACGGCGCCACCGCGTACCGGGCGTACGGCGCGCAGGGCTCTCCCGGCACCTTCTTGGCGACGCTGACCGGCGGGGGCCGCGGACCGGGACTCTACGAGCTGCCGTTCGGCGTACCGATGGCCGAGGTGCTGGCCCTGCACGGCATTCCGCTCGACCGCGTGCGGGGAGCCCTGATGGGCGGGTACTTCGCGGGTCTGCTGGACCGGCGGGTGCTGGCCTGCACCGTTGACCACGACTCGCTGCGGGCGCACGGAAGCGGCCTGGGGTGCGGCGCGGTGTCGGTGCTCACCGACGAATGCCCCGTGGCGGTCGGTGCGGCAGTGCTCGCGTACTACGACCGCGAGAACGCCGGGCAGTGCGGGTCGTGCTTCAACGGCACCGCCGCGATGGCCGCCGCGGCAACGGCGCTGCGGGACGGTGTGGCGAGCGCCGACGATCTGGAGCGCCTCGAGCGGTGGTCGGTGGTGCTGCGGGGCCGGGGTGCATGCGCCACGCTCGATGCGGCCACCAACATCGCCGCGAGCATGCTGGCGATGTTCGGTGACGACGTCGCTCGGCATCTCGACGGCAACTGCCCGGACTGCGCCGCCGCGGCCTACACCGCGCAGCGGCCCTTCGAGGTGGAGTCACTGTGA